The following proteins come from a genomic window of Kocuria palustris:
- a CDS encoding arsenic resistance protein, whose translation MVAWLERHQVPLYLATMVLGAALGLAFPAVTSTWEPAVPPLIAVLLWSTFLGIPLTQLGDGLRDRRFLLVLLGLNFLVVPVVAWLLTRPLTGHPELVLGVLVVLLVPCIDWVIVFAGLAGGDRARLTAAAPLLMLAQMLLLGPLLWLLAGPDVPLRIEPGPFLSALVWMLLVPLGAAVVVQLAVGRGGEPDDAAAVSAEPRGSRVSLTARRIEALGQALMVPALMLVLLTVIASQIAAVRGQLAEIALSVPVYVAFLVLMTALTVLVVRAARLPVASARAAVFSATARNSLVVLPLAVAVADQAPLIPLAVVMQTMVELVGMVVLVRLVPRLLPLPRAVELGR comes from the coding sequence ATGGTCGCGTGGCTGGAGCGGCATCAGGTGCCTCTGTACCTGGCGACCATGGTCCTCGGCGCGGCGCTGGGTCTGGCGTTCCCCGCCGTGACGTCCACGTGGGAGCCGGCCGTGCCGCCGCTGATCGCGGTGCTGCTGTGGAGCACGTTCCTGGGGATCCCGCTGACGCAGCTGGGCGACGGACTGCGCGACCGCCGCTTCCTGCTGGTGCTGCTGGGTCTGAACTTCCTGGTGGTCCCGGTGGTCGCGTGGCTGCTGACCCGCCCGCTGACCGGTCATCCCGAGCTCGTGCTGGGGGTCCTGGTGGTGCTGCTGGTGCCGTGCATCGACTGGGTCATCGTGTTCGCCGGGCTGGCCGGAGGTGACCGCGCCCGCCTCACCGCCGCGGCCCCGCTGCTGATGCTGGCGCAGATGCTCCTGCTGGGCCCGCTGCTGTGGCTGCTGGCCGGGCCCGACGTCCCCCTGCGGATCGAGCCCGGGCCGTTCCTCAGCGCCCTGGTGTGGATGCTGCTGGTGCCGCTGGGCGCGGCCGTCGTCGTGCAGCTCGCGGTAGGCCGCGGCGGCGAACCGGACGACGCGGCGGCAGTCTCCGCAGAACCCCGAGGCTCACGGGTCTCCCTGACCGCCCGACGCATCGAGGCCCTCGGCCAGGCCCTCATGGTCCCCGCGCTGATGCTGGTGCTGCTCACCGTGATCGCCTCGCAGATCGCTGCGGTGCGCGGCCAGCTGGCCGAGATCGCGCTGTCCGTTCCGGTGTACGTGGCCTTCCTGGTGCTCATGACGGCCCTGACCGTGCTGGTCGTCCGCGCCGCTCGACTGCCGGTGGCCTCGGCGCGCGCCGCAGTCTTCAGCGCGACCGCGCGCAACTCCCTGGTGGTGCTGCCCCTGGCGGTGGCCGTCGCGGACCAGGCCCCGCTGATCCCGCTGGCCGTGGTCATGCAGACCATGGTCGAACTCGTGGGCATGGTGGTGCTCGTGCGGCTGGTTCCCCGCCTGCTGCCCCTGCCGAGAGCAGTCGAACTCGGCCGCTGA
- a CDS encoding TetR/AcrR family transcriptional regulator yields the protein MQEESLRERKKARTWHDIHVAAAEAVLERGLQAVTVEDIAASVGISQRTFFNYFPTKDHAVMGVREPAIPDGAAERPPEGASTLRSVVELYMQLLASAMPAKSADFRVRLMQTHPDLGRLLKDTMHGCEHMVRDVVHGWAEQGLEPRLLGPGHDLDERISMLVLTAGAALRFVFSRPDRVPGSDPSPEDLDHAVDVLVSLIRTDHA from the coding sequence GTGCAAGAAGAGAGTCTGAGAGAGCGCAAGAAGGCCCGGACGTGGCATGACATCCATGTCGCCGCCGCCGAGGCCGTTCTGGAGCGAGGTCTCCAGGCCGTGACGGTGGAGGACATCGCCGCGTCCGTGGGGATCTCCCAGCGCACGTTCTTCAACTACTTCCCCACCAAGGACCACGCGGTCATGGGGGTGCGCGAGCCCGCCATCCCGGACGGCGCCGCCGAGCGGCCACCTGAGGGCGCGAGCACGCTGCGCAGCGTCGTCGAGCTCTACATGCAGCTGCTGGCCTCCGCCATGCCCGCGAAGTCCGCGGACTTCCGAGTCCGCCTCATGCAGACCCACCCGGACCTCGGGCGGCTGCTCAAGGACACGATGCACGGCTGCGAGCACATGGTGCGCGACGTCGTGCACGGCTGGGCCGAGCAGGGTCTGGAGCCGCGGCTGCTGGGCCCCGGGCATGACCTCGACGAGCGCATCAGCATGCTCGTGCTCACGGCCGGTGCCGCCCTGCGCTTCGTGTTCTCCCGCCCGGACCGGGTTCCGGGCTCAGATCCTTCCCCGGAGGACCTCGACCACGCGGTCGACGTCCTCGTCAGTCTCATCAGAACGGACCACGCATGA
- a CDS encoding DUF2200 family protein — MTTDGKTLQRVAAMPFASVYPHYVTKVEKKGRTREELHAVITWLTGYDDAEIQHHLDAETPFEEPLMQQVRWMDKLVDERAKGKALEKILRG; from the coding sequence ATGACGACCGATGGGAAGACCCTCCAGCGGGTTGCCGCCATGCCGTTCGCCTCGGTGTATCCGCACTACGTGACCAAGGTCGAGAAGAAGGGCCGCACCCGTGAGGAGCTGCACGCGGTCATCACCTGGCTGACCGGCTATGACGACGCCGAGATCCAGCACCACCTGGACGCCGAGACGCCGTTCGAGGAGCCGCTCATGCAGCAGGTCCGCTGGATGGACAAGCTGGTCGACGAGCGCGCCAAGGGCAAGGCGCTCGAGAAGATCCTGCGCGGCTGA
- a CDS encoding PhzF family phenazine biosynthesis protein, whose translation MVDFRFSQVDVFSAVPHGGNPLAVVHDAAELTDEQMAQFASWTNLSETAFLLPPEDERADYRVRIFTPQEELPFAGHPTLGSARAWLAAGGALRRDGTVVQECGAGLITVLSDDDGLSFSAPPLRRGGEVESSALALATEALGLKPGEIQDANWVDNGPGWLGIVLADAKAVLALEPDAALIAEHDLRLGVFGPHEPARDADVEVRAFVPTEHGMREDPVTGSLQAGFGTWLIRAGVAPEEYTAAQGTAIGRSGRVRVRSDGQDVWVGGTAEVTITGIVSF comes from the coding sequence ATGGTCGATTTCCGCTTCTCCCAGGTCGATGTCTTCTCCGCGGTGCCGCACGGGGGCAATCCGCTGGCCGTCGTGCACGACGCCGCCGAGCTCACCGATGAGCAGATGGCCCAGTTCGCGAGCTGGACCAACCTCTCCGAGACTGCCTTCCTGCTGCCGCCGGAGGACGAGCGGGCCGATTACCGCGTGCGGATCTTCACCCCGCAGGAGGAGCTGCCGTTCGCCGGGCACCCCACCCTGGGCTCGGCACGCGCCTGGCTGGCGGCCGGCGGCGCACTGCGCCGGGACGGGACCGTGGTCCAGGAGTGCGGTGCGGGTCTGATCACCGTCCTGTCCGACGACGACGGCCTGTCCTTCTCAGCCCCTCCCCTGCGCCGTGGCGGAGAAGTCGAGTCGTCGGCCCTCGCGCTGGCCACCGAGGCGCTCGGCCTGAAGCCGGGCGAGATCCAAGACGCCAACTGGGTGGACAACGGGCCCGGGTGGCTGGGGATCGTGCTGGCGGATGCCAAGGCCGTCCTGGCCCTGGAGCCGGATGCCGCCCTGATCGCGGAGCACGATCTGCGCTTGGGCGTCTTCGGCCCGCATGAGCCGGCACGGGATGCCGACGTGGAGGTCCGCGCCTTCGTGCCCACGGAGCACGGCATGCGCGAGGACCCTGTGACGGGCAGCCTCCAGGCGGGCTTCGGGACGTGGCTGATCCGCGCCGGGGTGGCACCGGAGGAGTACACGGCGGCGCAGGGCACGGCGATCGGTCGCAGCGGACGGGTGCGCGTGCGCTCGGACGGTCAGGACGTGTGGGTCGGCGGGACCGCGGAGGTCACGATCACCGGCATCGTGAGCTTCTGA
- a CDS encoding zinc-dependent alcohol dehydrogenase family protein — protein MKQFIVPAGGGLENLRVDDVAEPGAPGPGEIRVQVKASSLNFHDYLVISGGTPPDEDRVPLADASGVVAEVGEGVDEFAVGDHVVSLFFPLWQSGDDVPSSFAGSPGDGVDGYARESVVRPASWFTAAPEGWTHPEAATITTAGATAWRCLVTEGGLKPGQTVVLLGTGGVSILALQIAKAMGARVAITSSSDEKLARARELGADITVNYNDDPEWGRTIKKQTGGADIVLESAGAQTLPQSLRAVKPGGVISLIGVVAGDKGEIPTALLMTKQVRLHGVLVGSRAMQQEFVAAMDGLGIRPVLDQTLPMTDLAKACELMQGQSHLGKIALEW, from the coding sequence ATGAAGCAGTTCATCGTCCCCGCCGGCGGCGGCCTGGAGAATCTCCGGGTCGACGACGTCGCAGAGCCCGGCGCTCCCGGCCCCGGCGAGATCCGTGTGCAGGTCAAGGCCTCGAGCCTGAACTTCCACGACTACCTGGTGATCTCCGGCGGCACGCCCCCGGACGAGGATCGCGTGCCCCTGGCGGATGCCTCCGGCGTGGTCGCGGAGGTCGGCGAGGGTGTCGACGAGTTCGCGGTCGGCGACCACGTGGTCTCCTTGTTCTTCCCGTTGTGGCAGTCCGGCGACGACGTCCCGTCCTCCTTCGCGGGCTCCCCGGGCGACGGGGTGGACGGCTATGCCCGCGAGTCCGTGGTGCGTCCGGCGAGCTGGTTCACTGCAGCGCCCGAGGGGTGGACCCACCCGGAGGCTGCGACCATCACCACCGCCGGCGCCACCGCCTGGCGCTGCCTGGTGACCGAGGGCGGTCTGAAGCCCGGGCAGACCGTGGTCCTGCTGGGCACCGGTGGCGTCTCGATCCTGGCGCTGCAGATCGCCAAGGCCATGGGTGCCCGCGTGGCGATCACGTCGTCGTCGGACGAGAAGCTCGCCCGCGCTCGCGAGCTCGGCGCCGACATTACGGTGAACTACAACGACGACCCCGAGTGGGGCCGCACGATCAAGAAGCAGACCGGCGGGGCGGACATCGTCCTGGAGTCCGCCGGCGCGCAGACCCTGCCGCAGTCGCTGCGGGCCGTGAAGCCGGGCGGGGTGATCTCGCTGATCGGCGTGGTCGCCGGCGACAAGGGCGAGATCCCCACTGCGCTGCTGATGACCAAGCAGGTGCGCCTGCACGGCGTGCTGGTGGGCTCGCGGGCCATGCAGCAGGAGTTCGTGGCGGCCATGGACGGCCTGGGCATCCGGCCGGTGCTGGATCAGACCCTGCCCATGACCGATCTGGCGAAGGCCTGCGAACTGATGCAGGGCCAGTCCCACCTGGGCAAGATCGCCCTGGAGTGGTGA
- a CDS encoding methylated-DNA--[protein]-cysteine S-methyltransferase — protein MPSEPVWSWVETPIGDGLIVIGPQGAIRAAFSRPDGTGMPSEESVLIEAGAQLGAAPAHDPAALAEILERIEAWFDGSVQDLDVPVDLAPADGFRRAAWERIAQIPYGQTLAYGQLAAEAGRPRAARAAGTLCSEVRVPLFLPVHRVTRADGSTGEPDPRHAVRRMLIDHERAVLTGGPSPWA, from the coding sequence ATGCCCTCTGAGCCCGTCTGGAGCTGGGTCGAGACGCCGATCGGCGACGGCCTGATCGTGATCGGGCCGCAGGGTGCGATCCGGGCGGCGTTCTCCCGCCCCGACGGCACGGGCATGCCCAGCGAGGAGTCCGTTCTGATCGAGGCGGGCGCTCAGCTCGGAGCTGCGCCTGCGCACGACCCTGCCGCGCTGGCCGAGATCCTGGAGCGGATCGAGGCCTGGTTCGACGGCTCCGTGCAGGACCTCGACGTGCCCGTCGACCTCGCTCCGGCTGACGGCTTCAGACGGGCGGCGTGGGAGCGGATCGCGCAGATCCCGTACGGGCAGACCCTGGCCTACGGGCAGCTGGCCGCCGAGGCGGGCCGTCCCCGAGCCGCACGTGCGGCGGGGACGCTGTGCTCGGAGGTCCGGGTGCCCCTGTTCCTCCCGGTGCACCGCGTGACCCGCGCCGACGGCAGCACCGGCGAGCCCGACCCCCGCCATGCCGTGCGCCGCATGCTGATCGACCACGAGCGCGCGGTCCTGACCGGCGGCCCATCCCCCTGGGCGTGA
- a CDS encoding pirin family protein — MSNVEPVPLETICTAEPGHEIQILPPRIVPLGGPRAMDVRRVLPQRKRSLIGAWCFLDSYGPDDVAQTGGMDVPRHPHTGLATVSWLFTGQIDHLDSAGNRAVVRPGEMNLMVAGRGIAHQEISTADTTVLHGVQLWYALPEATRHMDHRFIHHVPQPVHGEGSQIRVFIGELSGDDARVETSTPPLLGAEILLEPGAVLELDVQAGFEHGVYLDSGSLSVDGVAVETEHLAYIGPGRESLRLEVGGDAEPVRLILLGGEPLGEEIVMWWNFIGRTHDEVAAYRAIYQHELGFEAAPSEEILSAAGLSPDDPPRFGPYSDGEPDPLPAPPLPNTRLRSRG; from the coding sequence ATGAGCAACGTGGAGCCCGTCCCGCTGGAGACCATCTGCACCGCCGAGCCGGGGCACGAGATCCAGATCCTGCCGCCGCGCATCGTCCCGTTGGGCGGGCCGCGCGCCATGGACGTTCGACGGGTGCTGCCGCAGCGCAAGCGCTCGCTGATCGGCGCCTGGTGCTTCCTGGACAGCTACGGCCCGGACGATGTGGCGCAGACCGGCGGCATGGACGTCCCACGCCACCCGCACACGGGTCTGGCGACGGTCTCGTGGCTGTTCACCGGTCAGATCGACCACCTGGACTCGGCCGGCAACCGCGCCGTCGTGCGCCCCGGCGAGATGAACCTCATGGTGGCCGGGCGCGGCATCGCCCACCAGGAGATCTCCACTGCGGACACGACCGTCCTGCACGGCGTGCAGCTCTGGTACGCGCTGCCCGAGGCCACGCGCCACATGGATCACCGCTTCATCCATCACGTCCCGCAGCCGGTGCACGGCGAGGGTTCGCAGATCCGCGTCTTCATCGGGGAGCTGTCCGGCGACGACGCCCGGGTGGAGACCTCCACGCCTCCGCTGCTGGGCGCGGAGATCCTGCTCGAGCCCGGTGCCGTGCTGGAGCTCGACGTCCAGGCCGGCTTCGAGCACGGCGTCTACTTGGACTCCGGCTCCCTGAGCGTGGACGGCGTCGCCGTGGAGACCGAGCACCTGGCGTACATCGGCCCGGGCCGCGAGAGCCTCCGGCTGGAGGTCGGCGGCGACGCCGAGCCCGTGCGCCTGATCCTGCTGGGCGGGGAGCCGCTGGGCGAGGAGATCGTCATGTGGTGGAACTTCATCGGCCGCACGCACGACGAGGTCGCCGCCTATCGCGCGATCTACCAGCATGAGCTCGGCTTCGAGGCCGCCCCGTCGGAGGAGATCCTGAGCGCCGCGGGCCTGAGCCCGGACGACCCTCCGCGCTTCGGGCCCTACTCCGACGGCGAGCCCGATCCGCTGCCCGCCCCGCCGCTGCCGAACACCCGGCTGCGCTCGCGGGGCTGA
- a CDS encoding ASCH domain-containing protein has translation MGVMSSWAGVRAEVAGLPEQVPDAWAFGATSEQADELLGLVLAGTKTGTASSLLDYEAEGEPLPTAGDLRILQDGRGEPRAVIRTTGVHVAPFCEVGAGHARAEGEGDRSLAHWRTRCRPADAFARGCLPSSRFRAPGPSRSRQNARNR, from the coding sequence ATGGGCGTGATGTCCTCTTGGGCCGGCGTCCGGGCTGAGGTCGCTGGTCTGCCTGAGCAGGTGCCGGATGCATGGGCCTTCGGGGCCACGAGCGAGCAGGCCGACGAGCTGCTGGGCCTGGTGCTCGCCGGGACCAAGACGGGGACTGCATCCTCGCTGTTGGACTACGAGGCCGAGGGCGAGCCGTTGCCGACAGCAGGGGACCTGCGCATCCTCCAGGACGGCCGCGGGGAGCCGCGCGCTGTGATCCGCACGACTGGCGTGCACGTGGCCCCCTTCTGCGAGGTCGGCGCAGGGCATGCGCGCGCCGAAGGGGAGGGCGACCGGTCCCTGGCGCACTGGCGCACCCGGTGCCGTCCAGCTGACGCTTTCGCGCGCGGCTGCCTGCCGAGCTCACGCTTCCGCGCTCCCGGTCCGTCGAGATCACGCCAGAATGCACGGAATCGCTGA
- a CDS encoding GNAT family N-acetyltransferase produces MTDAQQTSSTADLELRHDTAAHAFQALDGGRVVGEAHYTPYETDGRSQRIFDHTLTQPSHRGRGVADRLVSWAIAETVAEGIEPQATCWYVQGWLREHPEALAG; encoded by the coding sequence ATGACCGACGCACAGCAGACCTCGTCCACCGCAGATCTCGAGCTGCGCCACGACACCGCCGCGCACGCCTTCCAGGCGCTCGACGGCGGTCGCGTCGTCGGCGAGGCCCACTACACCCCGTACGAGACCGACGGTCGCTCCCAGCGGATCTTCGACCACACCCTCACCCAGCCCAGCCATCGCGGCCGCGGCGTGGCCGATCGGCTGGTCTCCTGGGCGATCGCCGAGACCGTGGCCGAGGGCATCGAGCCGCAGGCCACCTGCTGGTACGTGCAGGGCTGGCTGCGCGAGCACCCGGAGGCACTGGCCGGCTGA